From Candidatus Methylopumilus planktonicus, a single genomic window includes:
- a CDS encoding ATP-dependent DNA helicase has protein sequence MNGLFIKQFFSEKGELSQSIKDYRVRQEQVDISVLIDVAITNKKKLIVEAGTGIGKTFAYLVPAFLSGGKIIISTATKNLQDQLFTKDIPMIRDALKVPVTLAMLKGRSNYLCHLRLENAMIEGAFMTKEDVTYLHLVNQHAKHSEDGDRAELDTIPESSSIWPQVTSTKENCLGQDCSFYKECFVMNARKKALTADVTIVNHHLFFADLNMKEEGISELLPKATTVIFDEAHQIPDIASIFFGKNISTGQISEIVQDGYQLYLKYMKDISDFEPILNDLEKANKDFRLVFPRESNRYPYQKISSFNRFESSYQELSEKLKKTIELLALHKDRDTEIEKYFDRTNEIASSFDGWLEDKDNNSIKWVEVYSQSVQLNNTPLSIADMFAKHINNESTSWIFTSATLAVKTNFDHFKNQLGLMNADSVSKESPFNYTEKALLFVPKAMPEANHENFNFAVVNQIYPFIKASKGRAFILCTTLKSMREIFTLLQDKIETDQLDYPIYLQGDGSRNHLLNKFREHGHAILIGSLSFWEGVDVKGDALSLVVIDKLPFFSPEDPVLAARIDKINQSGKNAFMEYQLPNAVITLKQGAGRLIRDEFDKGVLVICDTRVIDKAYGKRMWQSLPPFARTRDDLEVIQFLEKI, from the coding sequence ATGAATGGACTATTTATCAAACAATTTTTTAGTGAAAAAGGCGAGCTATCTCAAAGCATTAAAGATTATCGTGTGAGACAGGAGCAGGTCGACATCTCAGTATTGATTGATGTAGCGATCACAAATAAAAAAAAATTAATTGTCGAGGCGGGAACAGGTATCGGTAAAACTTTTGCATACCTTGTGCCAGCGTTTTTGTCCGGTGGAAAAATTATTATTTCTACGGCTACCAAAAATCTTCAGGATCAGTTATTCACTAAAGATATTCCTATGATTAGGGATGCATTAAAAGTACCTGTGACCTTAGCCATGCTCAAAGGCCGATCAAATTATCTATGCCATTTGCGATTAGAAAACGCCATGATTGAGGGCGCTTTTATGACCAAAGAAGACGTCACCTATTTACATCTCGTTAACCAGCATGCAAAACACAGTGAAGATGGCGATCGAGCCGAATTAGATACCATTCCGGAAAGCTCTTCTATATGGCCCCAAGTGACCTCTACTAAGGAAAATTGTTTAGGTCAGGATTGCAGTTTTTATAAAGAGTGCTTTGTCATGAATGCGAGAAAAAAAGCATTAACCGCAGACGTTACGATTGTGAACCACCATTTATTTTTTGCCGACCTTAATATGAAAGAAGAAGGTATATCCGAACTTCTTCCAAAAGCTACGACAGTCATTTTTGATGAAGCGCACCAGATACCTGACATTGCTTCTATTTTTTTTGGAAAAAATATTTCAACAGGCCAAATCAGTGAGATTGTTCAAGATGGTTATCAGCTTTATTTAAAATATATGAAAGATATTTCAGATTTTGAACCGATTTTAAATGATCTCGAAAAAGCAAATAAAGATTTTAGACTAGTCTTTCCAAGAGAGTCTAATCGATACCCCTATCAAAAGATTTCTTCTTTTAATCGATTCGAATCTAGCTATCAAGAGCTGAGTGAAAAACTCAAAAAAACGATTGAATTATTAGCGCTCCATAAAGATAGGGATACGGAGATCGAAAAGTATTTTGATAGGACTAATGAAATAGCCTCAAGCTTTGATGGTTGGCTCGAGGATAAAGATAACAACTCAATTAAATGGGTTGAGGTTTATTCGCAGTCCGTTCAACTTAATAATACGCCGTTATCTATTGCTGATATGTTTGCAAAACATATTAATAATGAATCTACTTCATGGATCTTTACATCAGCAACACTTGCTGTAAAAACTAATTTTGATCATTTCAAAAACCAACTAGGTTTAATGAATGCAGATTCAGTCTCTAAAGAGAGCCCATTTAATTACACAGAAAAAGCTTTACTCTTCGTTCCCAAAGCAATGCCGGAGGCCAATCACGAGAACTTTAATTTCGCAGTTGTGAATCAAATTTACCCTTTCATTAAAGCAAGTAAGGGCAGAGCGTTTATCTTATGTACGACATTAAAATCGATGCGGGAAATATTTACACTACTTCAAGACAAAATTGAAACAGATCAATTAGATTATCCAATCTACCTTCAAGGGGATGGCTCAAGAAATCATCTTTTAAATAAGTTTAGAGAACACGGTCACGCTATCCTTATAGGTTCCTTAAGTTTTTGGGAGGGCGTAGATGTAAAGGGCGACGCTTTATCATTGGTGGTAATAGATAAATTACCATTTTTTTCGCCAGAGGATCCCGTTCTTGCTGCGAGAATTGATAAAATCAACCAAAGTGGCAAGAATGCTTTTATGGAATATCAACTGCCTAACGCAGTTATTACTTTAAAACAGGGCGCAGGTCGATTAATAAGGGATGAGTTTGATAAGGGCGTTCTTGTGATATGCGATACAAGGGTTATTGATAAAGCTTATGGAAAAAGAATGTGGCAGAGTTTACCCCCTTTCGCTCGAACGCGAGACGATTTAGAAGTCATCCAGTTTCTAGAAAAAATTTAA
- the tsaB gene encoding tRNA (adenosine(37)-N6)-threonylcarbamoyltransferase complex dimerization subunit type 1 TsaB: MKILSLDTSTEYMSLGLKIDEDFYSINIKAGQSHSEIVLPEIKKLLSEHQLTTKDLDAIAFGRGPGSFTGIRIACGISYGIGYGASIPVIGVNNLLALADSSGKNKVISSIDARMGEIYLGAYIKDSETFSKPIVEGVYKPHELPQLIESGWTLIGNAIETYEKEMKDHFGQQIDDLINGPYEVVESISKLAKTSIKNKAFEMINAEPVYLRNKVAFTTEERKAFNAIQ; encoded by the coding sequence ATGAAAATTTTATCCTTAGATACCTCTACTGAATATATGTCTTTAGGTTTGAAGATTGATGAAGATTTTTATTCTATCAATATCAAGGCTGGGCAGAGTCATTCAGAAATTGTCTTACCAGAAATAAAAAAATTATTAAGCGAACATCAATTAACGACAAAAGATCTTGATGCTATAGCATTTGGTAGAGGGCCAGGCTCATTTACAGGTATAAGAATTGCCTGCGGTATCTCATATGGAATAGGTTATGGTGCGTCGATCCCAGTCATTGGTGTTAATAATCTTTTGGCGCTTGCTGATAGCTCGGGCAAAAATAAAGTGATTAGTAGTATTGATGCCAGAATGGGTGAAATATATTTAGGTGCTTATATAAAAGATAGTGAAACATTTTCAAAACCCATCGTCGAAGGGGTTTATAAGCCCCATGAATTACCTCAGCTTATAGAATCAGGCTGGACCTTGATTGGCAATGCAATCGAAACATATGAAAAAGAAATGAAAGATCATTTTGGCCAACAGATAGATGATCTTATAAACGGCCCATACGAAGTGGTCGAATCTATTTCAAAACTTGCAAAAACTTCCATTAAAAATAAAGCATTCGAGATGATTAATGCCGAGCCTGTTTACTTAAGAAATAAAGTTGCCTTCACCACAGAAGAGCGAAAAGCATTTAATGCAATTCAGTAA
- the rimI gene encoding ribosomal protein S18-alanine N-acetyltransferase yields MQFSNFKEHDLSAIELIENEVHAYPWTRGNFLDSIKSSHTCLMMKLNEEIIGFSVMMFVLDECHLLNMSIKKSMQKKGYGSHFLKEMIQRARLAHSKTIYLEVRISNHAAIHLYDKYGFNEMSIRKDYYRAKEGREDAVLMGLVI; encoded by the coding sequence ATGCAATTCAGTAACTTTAAGGAGCATGATTTAAGTGCAATTGAATTGATTGAAAATGAAGTTCATGCCTACCCTTGGACGCGAGGTAATTTTTTAGATTCAATAAAATCAAGCCACACATGTTTGATGATGAAGCTCAATGAAGAAATTATAGGCTTCTCAGTCATGATGTTTGTATTAGACGAATGTCATCTGCTTAATATGAGTATAAAAAAAAGTATGCAAAAAAAAGGCTATGGGTCACATTTTCTTAAAGAAATGATTCAACGGGCAAGGTTAGCTCATTCGAAAACAATTTATCTTGAAGTGAGGATATCCAATCATGCTGCCATTCATTTATATGACAAATATGGATTTAATGAAATGAGCATCAGAAAAGACTATTATCGTGCTAAAGAGGGGCGGGAAGATGCAGTGTTAATGGGGCTCGTAATTTGA